A genomic segment from Stenotrophomonas maltophilia encodes:
- a CDS encoding S8 family serine peptidase, whose protein sequence is MDAELLRAAAWGRSFEIGSSSFRLAPPATVQKVNSGQFKIEPVEARELRALGTRSTTATAARSDSGAGKFAAAVSKDGTPLVVTARVNVYFTDASSVRAAATATGGTVVKVTKASGRGIVEYPSVNAALDATTKLLSTAGIRAVEPNVVQWEESK, encoded by the coding sequence GTGGATGCGGAGTTATTGAGGGCAGCAGCTTGGGGCCGCTCCTTCGAAATAGGCAGTTCCAGCTTCCGACTAGCACCGCCGGCAACTGTACAAAAGGTAAATAGCGGGCAGTTCAAGATTGAGCCCGTCGAAGCCCGTGAGCTGCGCGCATTGGGCACCCGTAGCACCACCGCCACCGCTGCTCGTTCGGATAGTGGCGCTGGAAAGTTCGCCGCTGCCGTCTCCAAAGACGGCACACCTTTGGTAGTTACCGCCCGGGTGAACGTTTACTTCACCGACGCCTCATCGGTCCGAGCCGCTGCCACCGCCACCGGGGGCACTGTGGTGAAGGTAACCAAGGCATCTGGCCGCGGAATCGTCGAGTATCCTTCAGTGAATGCTGCATTGGACGCGACCACCAAGCTTCTGTCGACCGCTGGTATCCGCGCGGTAGAGCCGAACGTGGTTCAGTGGGAAGAATCCAAGTGA
- a CDS encoding DUF4190 domain-containing protein gives MSVAPRQTSALAVVSLVMGIASWTVLPFVASIVAIITGHMARAEIRRRPHELEGDGLAITGLILGWVMVGAVLAAILVFILFFGGLAWLAAVSN, from the coding sequence ATGAGCGTGGCACCCCGACAGACAAGCGCCCTGGCCGTGGTCAGCCTGGTCATGGGCATTGCCAGCTGGACCGTCCTGCCCTTCGTGGCCAGCATCGTGGCCATCATCACCGGCCACATGGCCCGCGCCGAAATCCGCCGCCGCCCGCACGAACTGGAAGGTGATGGCCTGGCCATTACCGGCCTGATCCTGGGCTGGGTGATGGTCGGCGCGGTGCTTGCCGCCATCCTGGTCTTCATCCTGTTCTTCGGTGGCCTGGCCTGGCTGGCGGCGGTGTCGAACTGA
- a CDS encoding dihydrodipicolinate synthase family protein translates to MIHGLSAFPLTPMNESSIDLHAFAGLVERLAAAGVDSMGVLGSTGSYAYLEKAERMRVLREALAHAGAVPVIVGIGALRTRDVLALARDAEDAGAAGLLLAPVSYQPLKEHEVYTLFESVCMAVRTPICVYDNPGTTHFRFSDELHGRIAALPNIASIKIPRLSDDPAEAAARVTALRAHLPVHVTLGISGDAAAVHGLAAGCDGWYSVTGGLFPEVGQQITRAAGAGDMATAQALSARLAPLWALYDRFGGIRVMACAAALMGLCAEDCLPRPLLGLQGEARAHVAQVLRGLALL, encoded by the coding sequence ATGATCCACGGCCTCAGCGCCTTTCCTCTTACGCCGATGAACGAATCGAGCATCGACCTGCACGCCTTCGCCGGGCTGGTCGAGCGTCTCGCGGCCGCTGGCGTGGACTCGATGGGCGTGCTCGGCTCCACCGGCAGCTACGCCTACCTGGAAAAGGCCGAGCGCATGCGCGTGCTGCGCGAAGCCTTGGCCCACGCGGGCGCCGTCCCGGTCATCGTTGGCATCGGTGCGCTGCGCACCCGCGATGTGCTGGCTCTGGCAAGGGATGCTGAGGATGCCGGTGCGGCCGGCCTGCTGCTGGCACCCGTGTCCTACCAGCCATTGAAGGAACACGAGGTCTACACGCTCTTCGAATCGGTGTGCATGGCGGTGCGCACCCCGATCTGCGTCTACGACAATCCCGGCACCACCCACTTCCGTTTCAGCGATGAACTGCATGGGCGGATCGCCGCCCTGCCCAACATCGCCTCGATCAAGATTCCACGCCTGTCCGACGATCCTGCCGAAGCAGCAGCGCGCGTCACTGCACTGCGCGCCCATCTTCCGGTGCATGTCACGCTGGGCATCAGCGGCGACGCGGCCGCCGTACATGGACTGGCCGCAGGCTGCGATGGCTGGTACTCGGTGACCGGCGGACTGTTCCCCGAGGTGGGGCAGCAGATCACCCGCGCGGCCGGCGCTGGCGACATGGCGACGGCGCAGGCTCTGTCGGCGAGGCTGGCGCCGCTCTGGGCGCTGTACGACCGCTTCGGTGGCATCCGCGTCATGGCATGTGCGGCGGCACTGATGGGCCTGTGTGCCGAGGACTGCCTGCCACGGCCCCTGCTTGGGCTGCAAGGCGAAGCGCGTGCGCACGTGGCGCAGGTACTGCGCGGCCTGGCGCTGCTGTAG
- a CDS encoding proprotein convertase P-domain-containing protein has product MHDRRELVPGWTVNAAGHAYSNWYGFGAVNAARAVQTAENVQSLGSLVDTGWQSTRRTVAIGNTSNAAARLTFRVNHRNTRHLQFVLISPSGTRSVVQPAFTAIGSVSWGVQRNFTNWDQLSSNAFLDEAAVGTWTLEVTDMGQAVNAASRGNVEFFKIRVLGH; this is encoded by the coding sequence ATGCACGATCGTCGCGAATTGGTGCCAGGTTGGACGGTTAATGCTGCTGGTCACGCCTACAGTAATTGGTATGGTTTTGGTGCGGTCAACGCGGCGCGTGCCGTGCAGACCGCAGAGAACGTCCAGTCGCTGGGGTCACTGGTAGACACTGGCTGGCAGAGCACTAGGCGCACTGTTGCCATTGGCAACACTTCCAATGCCGCCGCGCGGCTGACTTTCCGGGTGAACCACCGCAACACCCGTCATCTGCAGTTCGTGCTGATTTCGCCAAGTGGCACGCGCAGCGTGGTGCAGCCGGCCTTTACCGCGATCGGTTCGGTTAGTTGGGGCGTGCAACGCAACTTCACCAACTGGGATCAGTTGTCCAGCAATGCCTTCCTGGATGAGGCGGCGGTGGGCACCTGGACCTTGGAAGTGACTGACATGGGGCAGGCCGTGAACGCTGCATCGCGCGGCAACGTTGAATTCTTCAAGATCCGCGTTCTGGGGCACTGA
- a CDS encoding SDR family NAD(P)-dependent oxidoreductase has protein sequence MANDADTSVGQSPTGDLTPAKGRIPAGAPTLDFSGRRVLIAGGSKGIGREMALAFAGAGAQVSACARGQAGLEALRADAQAQGTPLHAFSTDLADPGQIQAWLQAAADALGGIDVLVNNATGYGMADDEDGWAASLQIDLMAAVRASRLALPWLRASSDACILNLSSIAAQQPRPGGAPYAAAKAALSHYTTSQALALAKDRIRVNAIAPGSIEFDDGLWDRRRVEDPALYHGTLAKIPFGRFGHPREIADAALFLCSPLARWVTGSVLNVDGGQVLMG, from the coding sequence ATGGCAAACGACGCGGACACGTCCGTGGGTCAGAGCCCCACCGGGGATCTGACCCCAGCGAAGGGTCGGATCCCTGCAGGGGCTCCGACCCTCGATTTCAGCGGCCGCCGCGTGCTCATCGCCGGCGGCAGCAAGGGCATTGGTCGTGAAATGGCACTGGCCTTTGCCGGTGCCGGTGCGCAGGTCTCGGCCTGCGCCCGCGGCCAGGCCGGCCTGGAGGCCCTGCGCGCCGATGCACAGGCGCAGGGCACGCCATTGCATGCGTTTTCCACCGATCTGGCCGACCCCGGCCAGATCCAGGCCTGGCTGCAGGCCGCCGCCGATGCCCTCGGCGGCATCGATGTGCTGGTCAACAATGCCACCGGCTACGGCATGGCCGACGACGAGGACGGCTGGGCCGCCAGCCTGCAGATCGACCTGATGGCGGCCGTGCGTGCCTCGCGCCTGGCGCTGCCCTGGCTGCGCGCATCCAGCGATGCCTGCATCCTCAATCTGTCGTCGATTGCCGCGCAGCAACCGCGCCCCGGTGGCGCGCCCTACGCCGCTGCCAAGGCGGCGCTTTCGCACTACACCACCTCACAGGCGCTGGCGCTGGCCAAGGACCGGATCCGGGTCAATGCCATCGCACCGGGCTCGATCGAGTTCGATGATGGCCTCTGGGATCGCCGTCGCGTCGAGGATCCAGCGCTGTACCACGGCACCCTGGCGAAGATCCCGTTCGGCCGCTTCGGCCACCCGCGCGAGATCGCCGACGCCGCCCTGTTCCTGTGCTCGCCACTGGCGCGCTGGGTCACCGGCAGCGTGCTCAATGTGGATGGCGGCCAGGTGTTGATGGGCTGA
- a CDS encoding DUF4344 domain-containing metallopeptidase — translation MRAAYRYLLTIALSTCSLLPLAGCASESNARRVGETASADGRFIATYERASTQDNAVEARLWKERKLLEDFVEAMNSYIRIPRDIKVIAKECGESNAYFDPETSSIEMCYEMSAEERARFEAAGDAAEDIDNALYQSAVGTLYHELGHALISELELKITGREEDVADQLAAYVLTADEESRQFLVAVADTYVLSAQEQTHIEDLPTAGTHSLDFQRAVNFLCYLYGSDASTFGYLVKDGTLPEERAENCEHEHGQLADAWDSLLKPHLKPE, via the coding sequence ATGCGTGCTGCGTATCGCTATCTACTGACCATCGCTCTGAGCACCTGTTCACTGCTGCCTTTGGCCGGATGTGCGTCCGAATCCAACGCACGTCGTGTAGGAGAGACCGCCTCGGCGGATGGGCGCTTCATCGCAACCTATGAGAGGGCATCCACCCAGGACAATGCGGTAGAGGCGCGGCTGTGGAAGGAACGGAAGCTGCTGGAGGACTTCGTTGAAGCGATGAATAGCTACATCCGCATTCCGCGTGACATCAAGGTCATCGCCAAGGAGTGCGGGGAGTCCAATGCCTACTTCGATCCGGAAACGAGCAGCATCGAGATGTGCTACGAGATGTCCGCAGAAGAGCGTGCGCGCTTTGAGGCGGCCGGAGACGCTGCAGAGGATATTGATAACGCGTTGTACCAGAGCGCAGTGGGTACGCTCTACCACGAGTTGGGCCATGCACTGATCAGCGAGCTGGAACTCAAGATCACCGGCCGTGAAGAGGACGTTGCGGATCAGCTGGCCGCCTACGTACTGACCGCAGATGAGGAATCCAGGCAGTTTTTGGTCGCGGTTGCGGATACCTATGTGCTTTCCGCGCAGGAGCAGACGCATATCGAGGATCTACCCACGGCAGGGACCCATTCGCTGGACTTCCAGCGCGCTGTGAACTTCCTGTGCTACCTGTACGGCTCGGATGCCAGCACCTTCGGTTATCTGGTGAAGGATGGAACGCTGCCCGAGGAACGTGCGGAGAACTGCGAGCACGAGCACGGACAGCTGGCAGATGCTTGGGATTCGCTGCTGAAACCACACCTCAAGCCAGAGTAG
- a CDS encoding tyrosine-type recombinase/integrase: protein MVTIFWRDGAAHLNWREGGKLSRVAIGRVSPRGAEGVRAAKEAELTHGVRTLPRLPTVRDFLEAYLDWYKAEHPTTHGKAKSEVRLFIAHFGHRPIDTLRRMEMESYKTDRLTKDKVSPETVGKEVRRLQAAFRRGVQWKELDFNPLEETRAPRGVRSVAVRFYDRAAMRKLYRANPARPPPPVAVHGHTGLRRGEVVGMGKDSVAGCRLRVESVPDEDGQGRTKSGKWREVPLNRYARWALRHLPDPLVAVHRDTLSDWFASDAKRAGIGGSLHRLRHTFCAHMVIAGVPLRRVQILAGHADYATTEKFYAHLTPEGDDGAVAKLKY, encoded by the coding sequence ATGGTCACAATCTTCTGGCGCGATGGCGCCGCGCACCTCAACTGGCGGGAAGGCGGCAAGCTAAGCCGTGTCGCCATTGGTCGCGTCAGCCCACGCGGAGCTGAGGGCGTACGAGCAGCGAAAGAAGCGGAACTGACCCATGGAGTGCGCACCCTTCCCCGGCTGCCCACTGTCAGGGACTTCCTGGAGGCATACCTGGATTGGTACAAGGCGGAGCACCCGACCACGCACGGCAAGGCCAAGAGCGAGGTTCGGTTGTTCATTGCCCACTTCGGCCACCGCCCCATCGATACGCTGCGCCGGATGGAAATGGAGTCCTATAAGACGGACCGCCTGACCAAGGACAAGGTCTCACCGGAGACTGTGGGGAAGGAAGTGCGCAGGCTGCAGGCCGCGTTCCGGCGTGGCGTGCAGTGGAAGGAACTGGACTTCAACCCGCTGGAGGAGACCCGGGCACCGCGAGGCGTTCGTAGCGTGGCGGTGCGGTTCTACGACCGGGCCGCGATGCGTAAGCTGTACCGGGCGAACCCCGCGCGGCCCCCCCCCCCTGTGGCTGTTCATGGCCACACGGGTCTGCGCCGCGGCGAGGTGGTTGGAATGGGCAAGGATTCGGTGGCCGGGTGCAGACTCAGGGTCGAAAGCGTTCCAGACGAAGATGGCCAGGGACGCACGAAGTCGGGCAAGTGGCGCGAGGTGCCGCTGAACCGGTATGCGCGCTGGGCGCTTCGCCACCTACCCGATCCGCTGGTGGCCGTGCACAGGGATACGCTGTCCGACTGGTTCGCCTCGGATGCCAAGCGTGCGGGAATCGGTGGCAGCCTCCATCGGCTACGGCACACCTTCTGCGCCCACATGGTAATCGCCGGGGTTCCGTTACGAAGGGTGCAAATTCTGGCCGGGCACGCTGATTACGCCACGACCGAGAAGTTCTACGCCCACCTAACGCCTGAGGGCGACGATGGCGCCGTGGCGAAGCTCAAGTACTGA
- a CDS encoding GNAT family N-acetyltransferase: MTECLYPVQPAHYAAIGAWLDSAGATQRWAGPGVQYPLGSDAFAQALQLQQRPGWVLLDAEGHCVGFGQYWPTGPGTLHLGRIIVSPQARGRGLGRVLMQALMAQALHSAAVERLTLRVYRDNVAAVSLYRDLGFQPLEDASTPELLFMQHHAG; the protein is encoded by the coding sequence ATGACTGAGTGCCTTTACCCCGTGCAGCCCGCACACTACGCCGCCATCGGCGCGTGGCTGGATTCGGCTGGCGCAACCCAGCGCTGGGCAGGTCCCGGCGTGCAGTATCCGCTCGGGTCCGATGCATTCGCGCAGGCACTGCAGCTGCAGCAGCGCCCGGGTTGGGTGCTGCTGGATGCGGAGGGTCACTGCGTTGGTTTCGGCCAGTACTGGCCGACGGGCCCCGGCACGCTGCACCTGGGCCGCATCATCGTTTCGCCGCAGGCACGCGGGCGGGGCCTGGGACGTGTACTGATGCAGGCGCTGATGGCACAGGCGCTGCACTCCGCCGCGGTGGAACGGCTGACCCTGCGTGTCTATCGTGACAACGTCGCGGCGGTGAGCCTGTACCGTGACCTGGGCTTCCAGCCGCTGGAAGATGCTTCGACACCAGAGCTGCTGTTCATGCAGCACCATGCCGGTTGA
- a CDS encoding GNAT family N-acetyltransferase, whose product MPLHTERLILRPWRDTDAADLYEYARDPRVGPIAGWPAHTSVEESTDIIRTVFNRPEVYALQSREDGHAIGCVGILIGADSNFEIGEREGEIAYWIGVPYWGRGLVPEAVREVMRHAFLDLHLDALWCGYFADNLQSLSAQSKCGFQHHHTEVNKFNSFLGDYRTEHISRITREQWKAQQAAMLRA is encoded by the coding sequence ATGCCGCTGCACACCGAACGCCTGATCCTGCGCCCCTGGCGCGACACCGACGCCGCCGACCTGTACGAATACGCCCGCGACCCGCGCGTCGGGCCCATCGCCGGATGGCCAGCCCATACCAGCGTCGAGGAAAGCACCGACATCATCCGCACCGTGTTCAACCGGCCGGAGGTCTATGCCCTGCAGAGCCGCGAAGACGGCCACGCCATCGGCTGTGTCGGCATCCTCATCGGTGCCGACAGCAACTTCGAGATCGGCGAGCGCGAAGGCGAGATCGCCTACTGGATCGGCGTGCCGTACTGGGGCCGCGGCCTGGTGCCCGAAGCGGTGCGCGAAGTGATGCGGCATGCCTTCCTCGACCTGCACCTGGACGCACTGTGGTGCGGCTACTTCGCCGACAACCTGCAGTCACTGAGCGCACAGAGCAAATGCGGTTTCCAGCATCACCATACCGAAGTGAACAAGTTCAATAGCTTCCTCGGCGACTACCGCACCGAGCACATCAGCCGCATCACGCGCGAGCAATGGAAGGCGCAACAGGCTGCCATGCTGCGCGCGTGA
- the amaB gene encoding L-piperidine-6-carboxylate dehydrogenase — MSSELLKSLGLDAINAGTYLGNGEWSSATSGELITPVNPTTGEPIAQVRATTEAEYETVVARAQEAFKAWRTTPAPRRGEAVRLCGEALRKHKDALGSLVALEMGKSKPEGDGEVQEMIDIADFAVGQSRMLYGYTMHSERPGHRMYEQYHPLGLVGIISAFNFPVAVWSWNSFLAAICGDVCIWKPSNKTPLTAIASLKICNDALREAGFPDIFFLINDAGTALSEKMVDDRRVPLISFTGSTQVGRTVNEKVARRLGRCLLELGGNNAIILDETADLKLAVPGIVFGAVGTAGQRCTTTRRLIVHRSIYADVLATLVKAYKQVEGKIGDPTDAANLMGPLNSDGAVQQFLDAIAQAKAAGGTIETGGTRIDRAGNFVLPAIVSGLKNSDAVVQHETFAPILYVMPYDSIDEAIDMQNGVPQGLSSSIFTQNLKTAEKFLSAAGSDCGIANINIGTSGAEIGGAFGGEKDTGGGRESGSDAWKVYMRRQTNTINYSDSLPLAQGIKFDL; from the coding sequence ATGTCTTCCGAGCTGCTCAAGTCCCTTGGCCTGGACGCGATCAACGCTGGCACGTACCTGGGCAACGGGGAGTGGTCGAGCGCGACCAGCGGTGAGCTGATCACCCCGGTCAACCCGACCACCGGCGAGCCGATCGCGCAGGTCCGCGCGACCACCGAGGCCGAGTACGAGACCGTCGTCGCCCGCGCCCAGGAAGCCTTCAAGGCCTGGCGTACCACGCCGGCCCCGCGCCGCGGTGAAGCCGTGCGCCTGTGCGGCGAAGCGCTGCGCAAGCACAAGGACGCCCTGGGTTCGCTGGTTGCCCTGGAAATGGGCAAGAGCAAGCCGGAAGGCGATGGCGAAGTGCAGGAGATGATCGACATCGCCGATTTCGCCGTGGGCCAGAGCCGCATGCTGTACGGCTACACCATGCATTCCGAGCGCCCCGGCCACCGCATGTACGAGCAGTACCACCCACTGGGCCTGGTCGGCATCATCTCGGCCTTCAATTTCCCGGTCGCGGTGTGGAGCTGGAACTCGTTCCTGGCCGCCATCTGTGGCGACGTGTGCATCTGGAAGCCGTCCAACAAGACGCCGCTGACCGCCATCGCCTCGCTGAAGATCTGCAACGACGCCCTGCGCGAAGCCGGCTTCCCGGACATCTTCTTCCTGATCAACGACGCCGGCACCGCGCTGTCGGAGAAGATGGTCGATGATCGTCGCGTGCCGCTGATCAGCTTCACCGGCTCGACCCAGGTCGGCCGCACCGTCAACGAGAAGGTCGCGCGCCGTCTCGGCCGCTGCCTGCTGGAACTCGGCGGCAACAACGCCATCATCCTGGACGAAACCGCCGACCTGAAGCTGGCCGTGCCGGGTATCGTGTTCGGCGCCGTCGGCACCGCCGGCCAGCGCTGCACCACCACCCGCCGCCTGATCGTGCACCGCTCGATCTACGCCGACGTGCTGGCCACCCTGGTCAAGGCCTACAAGCAGGTGGAAGGCAAGATCGGCGACCCGACCGATGCCGCCAACCTGATGGGCCCGCTGAACAGCGACGGCGCCGTGCAGCAGTTCCTCGATGCCATCGCCCAGGCCAAGGCCGCCGGCGGCACCATCGAAACCGGCGGCACCCGCATCGACCGCGCCGGCAACTTCGTCCTGCCCGCGATCGTCTCGGGCCTGAAGAACAGCGACGCCGTGGTCCAGCACGAGACCTTCGCGCCGATCCTGTACGTGATGCCGTACGACAGCATCGACGAAGCCATCGACATGCAGAACGGCGTGCCGCAGGGCCTGTCGTCCTCGATCTTCACCCAGAATCTGAAGACCGCCGAGAAGTTCCTGTCGGCTGCCGGCAGCGACTGCGGCATCGCCAACATCAACATCGGCACGTCCGGTGCGGAGATCGGCGGCGCCTTCGGTGGCGAGAAGGACACCGGCGGTGGCCGCGAGTCCGGCTCGGATGCGTGGAAGGTCTACATGCGCCGCCAGACCAACACCATCAACTATTCGGATTCGCTGCCGCTGGCCCAGGGCATCAAGTTCGACCTGTGA
- a CDS encoding class I SAM-dependent methyltransferase → MTASDSTERFSSRVADYVRYRPDYPPALLDWLHGPMGVSHQARVADIGAGTGISSRPFLASGHPLVAVEPNAAMRAAAEQWLAPQYPDFSAVDGRAEATGLDDASVDLVSVAQAFHWFDTVAVRAEWQRILRPGGQALIYWNSRLLDASPFLIGYEQLLLDYGTDYTAVAERYQDDATMQAWFGPGLRGRVELPNVQHLDVDALRGRLLSSSYAPQSGHPRHAAMIDALQDLFAAHAVDGQVAFEYRTRAFLGTLD, encoded by the coding sequence ATGACCGCCTCCGACAGCACTGAACGCTTCAGCAGCCGCGTCGCCGACTACGTCCGCTACCGGCCCGACTACCCGCCCGCGCTGCTGGACTGGCTGCACGGCCCGATGGGTGTCAGCCACCAGGCCCGAGTCGCCGACATCGGTGCCGGCACCGGCATCTCCAGTCGCCCGTTTCTCGCCAGCGGTCATCCGCTGGTGGCGGTCGAGCCCAACGCAGCCATGCGCGCCGCCGCCGAACAGTGGCTGGCGCCGCAGTATCCGGACTTTTCCGCCGTCGATGGCCGCGCAGAGGCCACCGGCCTGGACGATGCCAGCGTTGATCTGGTCAGCGTCGCGCAGGCCTTCCACTGGTTCGACACGGTGGCGGTGCGCGCCGAGTGGCAGCGCATCCTGCGTCCCGGCGGCCAGGCATTGATCTACTGGAATTCGCGCCTGCTCGATGCCAGCCCGTTCCTGATCGGTTACGAACAGCTGCTGCTGGACTACGGCACCGACTACACCGCCGTGGCCGAGCGCTACCAGGACGACGCCACCATGCAGGCCTGGTTCGGCCCTGGCCTGCGCGGCAGGGTGGAGCTGCCGAACGTGCAGCATCTGGACGTCGACGCCCTGCGCGGGCGCCTGCTGTCCTCCTCCTACGCACCCCAATCCGGTCATCCTCGCCACGCGGCGATGATCGACGCTCTGCAGGACCTGTTCGCCGCCCACGCGGTCGACGGCCAGGTCGCTTTTGAATATCGAACCCGAGCCTTCCTCGGCACGCTGGACTGA